The nucleotide window aacatctgagaaaaacataaatgaaGGGAAAAGTCTAACATAAATTCTGCAGGGCATATCAAGCCTCTTTCTTCCAGACATTTAATTCATGTAGGAGATAAAAGGCAACAAGTAACATCTCATACAGTTGCACTGTATATGGATAAAATGCGCAAAAAAAGTCATTGTAGCTGGATCACTGTCATTTTGTGACATGTCACACCTTCCGTTATGACAAGTTtcatattcaaaatatttctaatgtaTCTTTACTAAAGAAATAGATTCCAGTTATCATTAGTTGGCTATAACTATGGTGAAGACAGAATGCTGGAACTAACAAAACCAGGAATGCAATTTATGCGTACAAATAATATATTGAGAAACTTTACATTAAGAACTCTTAAAATTCTAATGTAAATCATTGAAGCAAGTGATGGACTTATAAGGAGCAGCTCCCTTTGTATAAGGAGCAAAGTTACCTGCATAACATATCAGTCTGGATCCCATTCAGAAACTAAAAGCACTATAATATCTTTTTTTGAAGATACATGTTTTGCATaaaaaacataagcaaaactaataacaattagaaaaaaataattaaaaaataaaatacatatttattagGAAGACTGAACATCTCTTATAAACCATAGTTTCctttagaaatgcatttaagtTTTATCACTTCTGACAAATTGTGTTTAAAAGCTAATATCATTTTAGCAGATTACCAGCAGTCCTATTTCATACTACTCTGctcaagtttttaaaagaatgccTGAAATCTACATCAGAAAATACTAGAAGCTGCTGAGAAGGTAAGACTGTTTGCCATTCACATATAAAGTTTCAGTTTTCAAGTAGTGCATTATTTTATACtaagcagaaagagaaacagttaaaatatattttgtgtcaTTGCCTTCCTATGGCCCATTTCTCTGCCCAAAAATATGAAAGGCATGCATTTTGGGAGCAAATTTATTCTTAATACTAACactgtggcattttttttttttttccagaattcaCAGGAAAATAATGTAATACATGTGCATTACAGAGTGAGtgaaaattttaaacataataCATTCAGACCTAAGATCCTGAGAATTTCCATtgaactgaagtaaaaaatttCCTATGTGTTTTCCTAAAATGTAGAAAAACATTTCCTACATCTACAATGACTGCTATCTATCAGACAAATAACAAATATAGTTTTTACATGGTGCTGTCTATGAAGACTACTTAATGCATGCCAAggcacagaattaaaaatggTAAAACGTGGGGAAATAGTTCCATTTTGATCAATGTAACTAGTTCTTTTGTACAGAACTAGGAGCTGTTTTAAACCATGTCCATACTTGattgtttatttctgtgtaaCAGCTTAATTGCTTTCCTtaccaacaaaaaacccttgCGACTTTGCTGAAGAGTAGTATACAAAACACGGAGAATTCAGATAACAGAGGTAATCTGTTACCTTAAAATATGACAGAGTCAGAACAATACTCCAAGTTATTGGATATAATAGTCTGCCTCTGTTACTTAAATGTTTAGCCATAGTTGAAGGatatgaattattttctgtatttctctataTTAGGAATATTAGATGAGTGAAAAAAGTGGTTTTGCTATTGAATGGATCAGGTAGTGTTTTGgttaaaatccttaaaaaatctaatttctAGATACACATCCATAACTTCCCACATTTTCATGAACTAAAAAAATTCCCCATTCTTTACCTTCTTTATACCTTCTGCCCCAGGAATCTTCTTGGGTTTGCTCAGTTCTTTCACAGGTTCTTGTTCCAGAAATGTTAACTGGTTTAGGTCTTTTTTAATAGAAGATATTTCTGAGCAACTGAATTCTGTTTTCCAAGCAGGTACATTTTccaagttttccttctcactcaCTaaatcttgatttatttttttaagcatactCAGTTCTTTTACAACACTGTCTAATTTGATTCTCAATTGTCTTGCTTCCTCTTgggctttatttctttctcctctaaCTTTGCTCCATTTCTCCCTCCAGTTAGCAGTACAATCAGACCACCAGCGCATGGTCTTCTCCATTTGGGCTGCTCTGTCTTTGACTTCTTCCAGTTCCCGAATTTTTACTGCTTCAAAAATTTCCCAATCGCTGCTGTAATTCATATGCATATATGGATAATGAGATGAATATGGGTAGAAACTTTGAGATGGCAGATTTAAATTACAGAGATGGCCACCTGGTTGACAATCTCCAGCTAATTTATAAGGTTGTCTTGGTTGGGTCTCAAAAAGCTGTGTCTCTTCCATTAGTTCCTGAACAGAGCCTAAATTCATGTTTTGATTCATCATCTAATTTCAATCCTAAAAAAGACAGAGACAATGATTTACCTTCCCTCAATTAAATTATATGAATAACCTCAAACAGTAGTTTATTTTACTGCTATAATAATGAGATAATCTTAATAAGGCTGTCGATGTTTTAGAAATGTGATTCATCAACAAGAAATagctattaaaatatattttatgtaatacTTTAAGTACAGCATAAACAGACATACCTATTACTTGATAGGAATTGTTAAGTGTCATTAAATAGTCATAGTGCTCTCAAAAATTTTTGAAACACACTTCTTTCAACAAAGTACTATAGATGTCACCTAATAACACACATTATGCTTGCccaaggttttgatttttcCATAGACCTCTAAATTAAACTTATTTCAGGTGAAAAGAGGAcatttttaaactggaagatagtcaaaggagatttttttactATTGAAGAATTATTTGTTCTTTAATCTTCAAGTAAGGTCTTCagcaaagaggatttttttttttttaatataattgcttaatttaagaagaagaaaaccccaCCAAATTGCAAAATGATAAAAACCTGCAAAACCATTCAAGATCTGGTTTGTAGAATCATCCCTGTAATTTTTCTTATTAGTGCTTAAAATGTAAGTCAAATAAATAGGGACTTGTAGAACAGGTTGAATAAACTGAGAACATTCTTGTCAAGTCTGTGGGATAATGtcttaggaggaaaaaaagagaagaacaaaaaaaccaaaatgaaccaaagcaaaagaaacaaaaaaccaaccaaacaaaacaacaacaaaaatccttaAGGAAAGCAGCTAGAACTGCACCACTGAGCAGCACTTTTGTTCAGCAGCTAGTGTAACTTCCTGAAGACAAACTGATACCTACGAACACACATTATATTTATATTGgtaaaaaatatcatttaacTGATATCTGACCATGAATAATCTTAAACATTGATGAAGTAGATACAGTATGTTAACGACAAGCACAATAGACCTTGTCTTTGGTCTCCTCTTTAGCAGAAGCCAAATAGCAAGTCATCAATACATGCTTACATTTCCACCTGTAAAATGAGGATAATTTACCGTTTGAAAGAGTTATTGAGAAGCACTGCTCAAAGAATGAAATGTTGTTACTGCTAGGTGTGcaaatggttttcttttcaaataaaagacAGCACTGAAGGGTTCACACCTGAATCCATAATTGTTGTACTGAAAATACATCTTTGAAATATCTGGGTGTTTCACTATGTAGAAATCCATGCAAACTTTCTTTGGTCAGGTAGTCTGTTTTCACCCTGCTATATGCACAAAAATTTCATTGCTTGCAGCCAGATTGTGTCACTCTGTCCCCTTTGTACACAATGCAGACAATCAAATAGCATGGAAGCACAAAGGAAGTAGTGAAGCCAAATTCTCAAAAAATAACAAGAATGAAAGCTAACTAGAGCCCATGATCCACTGAAGGCTTTTCAGAGCTCTACTTCAtccatgggatttttttccacgCAATTTATCTTAGCAGTTTTATCACTTATGAAAAACAAGTGAAGTGTACAAAAATGCTATGTTTCTTTGAAgtcttttagatttttttttttgttcagtgagCAAGGTGCTCACTATAAATACCTTATAATTTAACATTACTTTTAACACAAGAGACAACATGAGTATGTAGAATGTGGGAAGCATGATTCATGACTTATtctgattttattaatttaataacaTCCTCAAGAAAAACATTAATCACACTACTGTTTTTACTTTGTtgaatttccatttcattttatagTGAAATATACACAGGTCTTCTGCATACAGCCCTGGTTTAACTGAAGTAAAAGGGTGTTTTGCCATTGGCATTAATGAAAGCAGGACTTTCTGCTTTGCACAATTGCTGTAATTTTATGACCAGTGTAACCCAGCACAAATGCACTGCTGTTGAAAAGATAGCCTCTCCTTTCTCACACATGTATCTGCATGTTCTTGATTAGTTAGTTTTACCTCTTAGTAAAACTAGTGAAATAATCAGATTAAACAGATGCAGCATTCCCAGCTAGACATAGAAAAGTAATTCACTGTAAAACATCACAGATCTACACTGAAATTTGAAAACTCTCATCTATAAAGCATTACCAATCTGTTCCAGGGAGGAATAAGAATAATTTCTAAGGTGTATGTCAAAGATAACTAAGAGAAGAAAGCTATGTGTTAATATTGTTTGACACAGACCTCTAAACAACAGAAATTTCACAAGTCTGAAaattgacaaaaaaaccccactgtctGCAGCTAGTTTTAAATTTGCTAGCTTGAGTTTGCAGAAGCAGACTAGCTTTCACAGCATATGGAGCTCTGTGAGCA belongs to Haliaeetus albicilla chromosome 3, bHalAlb1.1, whole genome shotgun sequence and includes:
- the CCDC102B gene encoding coiled-coil domain-containing protein 102B isoform X1, producing the protein MMNQNMNLGSVQELMEETQLFETQPRQPYKLAGDCQPGGHLCNLNLPSQSFYPYSSHYPYMHMNYSSDWEIFEAVKIRELEEVKDRAAQMEKTMRWWSDCTANWREKWSKVRGERNKAQEEARQLRIKLDSVVKELSMLKKINQDLVSEKENLENVPAWKTEFSCSEISSIKKDLNQLTFLEQEPVKELSKPKKIPGAEGIKKDVEIIKGRSNYNKKITPKPPDSFPHGVLSICLEEPKKSLDSTTKTTENDLIHVSVSHLHLAEMQKILQKEREMNVFLEKEMEKIENELFLWKWKYEELRQTKLESLKQLERLQFENTSEWGKRERLEAGKQSLGEENRRLKLQVKEIQGLLETKNKATLTKLNCDHHNAQISC
- the CCDC102B gene encoding coiled-coil domain-containing protein 102B isoform X2 — encoded protein: MMNQNMNLGSVQELMEETQLFETQPRQPYKLAGDCQPGGHLCNLNLPSQSFYPYSSHYPYMHMNYSSDWEIFEAVKIRELEEVKDRAAQMEKTMRWWSDCTANWREKWSKVRGERNKAQEEARQLRIKLDSVVKELSMLKKINQDLVSEKENLENVPAWKTEFSCSEISSIKKDLNQLTFLEQEPVKELSKPKKIPGAEGIKKDVEIIKGRSNYNKKITPKPPDSFPHGVLSICLEEPKKSLDSTTKTTENDLIHVSVSHLHLAEMQKILQKEREMNVFLEKEMEKIENELFLWKWKYEELRQTKLESLKQLERLQFENTSEWGKRERLEAGKQSLGEENRRLKLQSKETEESELRIWDQTKFLICCWRFYKDSE
- the CCDC102B gene encoding coiled-coil domain-containing protein 102B isoform X3; protein product: MMNQNMNLGSVQELMEETQLFETQPRQPYKLAGDCQPGGHLCNLNLPSQSFYPYSSHYPYMHMNYSSDWEIFEAVKIRELEEVKDRAAQMEKTMRWWSDCTANWREKWSKVRGERNKAQEEARQLRIKLDSVVKELSMLKKINQDLVSEKENLENVPAWKTEFSCSEISSIKKDLNQLTFLEQEPVKELSKPKKIPGAEGIKKDVEIIKGRSNYNKKITPKPPDSFPHGVLSICLEEPKKSLDSTTKTTENDLIHVSVSHLHLAEMQKILQKERDWKDCSLRIPLNGERERDLKQESKVWEKRTED